A genomic stretch from Dysgonomonadaceae bacterium PH5-43 includes:
- a CDS encoding 3-isopropylmalate/(R)-2-methylmalate dehydratase small subunit (product_source=KO:K01704; cath_funfam=3.20.19.10; cog=COG0066; ko=KO:K01704; pfam=PF00694; superfamily=52016; tigrfam=TIGR00171) encodes MEKFVTLSSRVVPLPIENVDTDQIIPARFLKATSKEGFGDNLFRDWRYDEEDKPIESFPLNNSIYKGEILVAGKNFGCGSSREHAAWAIKGYGFNVVVSSFFADIFRNNAMNNFLLPVVVSDKFLTEIFESVNNNAEATLTVDLENQIIRNNATGNEESFAINSYKKECFLKGFDDIDYLLNNKVKIEDYETKRKL; translated from the coding sequence ATGGAAAAGTTTGTAACGTTATCAAGTAGAGTAGTTCCTCTACCAATAGAAAATGTAGATACTGATCAGATTATTCCTGCTCGTTTCTTAAAGGCTACATCAAAAGAAGGTTTTGGAGATAATCTGTTTAGAGATTGGAGATATGATGAAGAAGATAAACCAATAGAATCGTTTCCTCTTAATAATTCTATATATAAAGGAGAAATATTAGTGGCAGGGAAAAACTTTGGTTGTGGTTCGAGTAGAGAACACGCTGCGTGGGCTATTAAAGGTTATGGTTTTAATGTTGTTGTGTCAAGTTTTTTTGCAGATATATTCAGAAACAATGCAATGAATAACTTCTTATTGCCAGTTGTTGTTTCAGATAAGTTTCTTACAGAAATATTTGAGAGTGTAAATAACAATGCAGAAGCAACGTTAACGGTTGATTTAGAAAATCAAATAATAAGAAATAACGCAACAGGCAACGAAGAATCGTTTGCTATAAACTCTTATAAAAAAGAATGTTTTTTGAAAGGTTTTGACGATATAGACTATCTTTTAAACAATAAAGTTAAAATAGAAGACTACGAAACAAAGCGTAAGTTATAA
- a CDS encoding D-citramalate synthase (product_source=KO:K09011; cath_funfam=3.20.20.70; cog=COG0119; ko=KO:K09011; pfam=PF00682,PF08502; smart=SM00917; superfamily=110921,51569): protein MLNDKIEILDTTLRDGEQTSGVSFMSSEKLHIARLLLEDLNVDRVEITSVGVSGGELNTVKKIAEWASANNYIDKIEVLGFVDGGNSVDWIKSTGCKVINLLCKGSLKHCEEQLKKTPEQHLADIKCVIQKAEEANISVNVYLEDWSNGMLHSPDYVFFMMDNLKDTSINRFMLPDTLGVLNPLNTAEFCKIMLDKYPQTKFDYHAHNDYDLAVGNVFAAVKTGIKGIHTTINGLGERAGNAPLASVIAVIHDQLKIKTNINEDKLNKVSRLVESYSGIRVPNNKPLIGDSVFTQCAGIHADGDNKNNLYYNDLLPERFGREREYALGKMSGKANIKKNLDALGLDLDEPSMAKLTKRITELGEKKEIVTPDDLPYIIYDVFHSDAESKIKILNYSLSLAKGSRPMAKVKILIDNKEYEQQAFGDGQFHAFSKALWKIYDNLGKDKPELIDYNVAIPSGGRTDALVQTIITWSFDKVVFRTRGLDVDQTKAAIKATIRMLNIIENM from the coding sequence ATGCTAAATGATAAAATAGAAATATTAGACACTACTCTGCGAGACGGAGAACAAACCTCAGGGGTTTCTTTTATGTCGTCTGAAAAACTGCATATTGCACGATTGTTATTAGAAGACCTGAATGTAGACAGAGTGGAAATAACCTCTGTTGGTGTTTCGGGTGGAGAACTTAATACAGTTAAAAAAATAGCAGAGTGGGCAAGTGCTAATAATTATATTGATAAGATAGAAGTATTAGGATTTGTTGATGGGGGTAATTCAGTAGATTGGATTAAGTCGACAGGTTGTAAAGTGATTAATCTGTTATGTAAAGGCTCTTTGAAACATTGCGAAGAACAACTTAAGAAAACTCCTGAACAACATCTGGCGGATATAAAGTGTGTAATTCAAAAGGCCGAAGAAGCTAATATTTCTGTAAATGTATATTTAGAAGACTGGTCGAACGGTATGTTGCACTCTCCCGATTATGTTTTCTTTATGATGGATAATCTAAAAGATACTTCTATTAATAGATTTATGCTTCCCGATACTCTTGGGGTGCTTAATCCTCTAAATACAGCAGAGTTTTGTAAAATTATGCTTGATAAGTATCCTCAAACAAAGTTTGATTATCACGCTCATAATGATTACGATTTAGCAGTAGGAAATGTTTTTGCAGCCGTTAAAACAGGAATAAAAGGTATTCATACTACCATTAACGGATTGGGAGAAAGAGCTGGTAATGCACCTTTGGCGAGTGTAATAGCAGTGATTCACGACCAACTGAAAATTAAAACAAATATAAACGAAGATAAACTTAACAAAGTTAGTCGTTTAGTTGAATCGTATTCAGGCATCAGAGTGCCAAACAATAAACCGTTAATTGGCGATAGTGTATTTACTCAGTGTGCAGGTATTCACGCCGATGGAGATAATAAAAATAATCTTTACTATAACGACTTACTTCCCGAACGGTTTGGACGAGAGCGTGAGTACGCTTTAGGAAAGATGTCGGGCAAAGCAAATATAAAGAAAAATCTTGATGCACTTGGGCTCGATTTAGACGAACCATCAATGGCGAAACTTACTAAGCGTATTACCGAACTGGGAGAGAAGAAAGAAATTGTTACACCAGATGATTTACCATATATAATATACGATGTGTTTCATTCAGATGCCGAAAGTAAAATAAAGATACTTAATTATTCTTTATCTTTAGCTAAAGGATCACGTCCTATGGCTAAGGTGAAGATACTTATAGATAATAAAGAGTACGAACAACAAGCTTTTGGTGATGGGCAATTCCACGCATTCAGTAAGGCTTTGTGGAAGATATATGATAATTTAGGTAAAGATAAACCCGAATTAATCGACTATAATGTAGCTATTCCTTCGGGTGGTCGTACTGATGCTTTGGTTCAAACAATTATAACTTGGAGTTTCGATAAAGTGGTATTCAGAACACGAGGGTTAGATGTAGACCAAACTAAAGCAGCTATTAAAGCTACAATAAGAATGTTGAATATAATTGAAAATATGTAA
- a CDS encoding methylglyoxal synthase (product_source=KO:K01734; cath_funfam=3.40.50.1380; cog=COG1803; ko=KO:K01734; pfam=PF02142; smart=SM00851; superfamily=52335; tigrfam=TIGR00160), translated as MKMFLKNSKRKLTIALVAHDRRKADMVDWALFNAESLSLHKLICTGTTGGLIQNAFEERGIESEIVRMNSGPLGGDAEIAAMVVRKEIDLAIFLIDDLNAQPHEADIQMLLRQCRVHNVPIACNRYSADLMITSSLWENEDYVPTVPQYVAFNRE; from the coding sequence ATGAAGATGTTTCTAAAAAACAGTAAGAGAAAGTTGACTATCGCATTGGTAGCTCACGACAGACGTAAAGCCGATATGGTTGATTGGGCTTTGTTTAATGCAGAGAGTTTATCTCTACACAAATTAATATGTACAGGCACTACGGGTGGTCTTATCCAAAATGCTTTTGAAGAAAGAGGAATAGAATCTGAGATAGTAAGAATGAACTCAGGTCCGCTTGGAGGCGATGCCGAGATTGCTGCAATGGTAGTTCGTAAGGAAATAGATTTGGCAATCTTTCTTATCGACGACCTTAACGCTCAACCTCACGAAGCAGATATTCAGATGTTATTGCGTCAGTGTAGAGTACACAATGTACCTATTGCGTGTAACAGATATAGTGCAGATTTAATGATAACAAGTAGTCTTTGGGAGAATGAAGATTATGTTCCTACTGTGCCCCAATATGTTGCGTTTAATAGAGAATAA
- a CDS encoding 3-isopropylmalate dehydrogenase (product_source=KO:K00052; cath_funfam=3.40.718.10; cog=COG0473; ko=KO:K00052; pfam=PF00180; smart=SM01329; superfamily=53659; tigrfam=TIGR00169), whose product MKLKIAVLPGDGIGPEIIAQALNVTKVVCEKFNHKLEYKEALVGASAIDAVGNPYPEETHNLCMDSDAVLFGAIGSPKYDNNPSAKVRPEQGLLAMRKQLGLFANIRPVTTFASLLHKSPLRPELIEGADFICIRELIGGIYFGKPQGRSEDGKTAYDSSVYSVEEIERVVRLAFGYAMNRNKKLTIVDKANVLATSRLWREVSQRLEKDYPEVTTEYMFVDNAAMQIVQCPKRFDVMVTENMFGDILTDEASVITGSLGMLPSASIGIHTSVFEPIHGSYPQAAGKNIANPLATILSAALMFEYSFGLTKESELIKEAVNKSLAEQVVTEDISEGGKAFSTSEVGEWIVNYIKNA is encoded by the coding sequence ATGAAATTAAAAATCGCAGTATTGCCAGGCGATGGTATAGGACCTGAAATAATAGCTCAAGCTCTGAATGTAACAAAAGTTGTTTGCGAAAAATTCAACCATAAACTCGAATACAAAGAGGCTTTAGTAGGAGCATCAGCTATAGATGCTGTTGGTAATCCTTACCCCGAAGAAACTCATAACTTATGTATGGATTCAGACGCTGTATTGTTTGGAGCTATCGGTTCGCCTAAATACGACAACAACCCTTCGGCTAAAGTTCGTCCCGAGCAAGGTTTGTTGGCTATGCGTAAGCAATTAGGACTGTTTGCTAATATTCGACCAGTAACAACTTTTGCATCTTTGTTGCATAAATCGCCTTTGCGTCCTGAACTGATAGAGGGTGCCGATTTTATATGTATTCGTGAACTTATAGGTGGAATATACTTCGGCAAACCTCAAGGTCGTTCTGAAGATGGTAAAACAGCTTACGATTCATCGGTTTATTCGGTTGAAGAAATAGAACGAGTAGTGCGCTTGGCTTTTGGTTATGCTATGAATAGAAATAAAAAGCTAACCATAGTTGATAAAGCTAATGTTTTAGCAACATCTCGTCTTTGGAGAGAGGTGTCTCAACGATTAGAAAAAGACTATCCCGAAGTAACTACCGAATATATGTTTGTAGATAATGCAGCTATGCAAATAGTTCAATGTCCGAAACGTTTTGATGTTATGGTTACTGAGAATATGTTTGGAGATATACTTACCGACGAAGCTTCTGTAATTACAGGCTCATTAGGTATGTTACCCTCTGCATCTATCGGAATACACACTTCTGTATTTGAGCCAATACACGGTTCTTACCCTCAGGCAGCAGGAAAAAACATAGCTAATCCTTTAGCAACTATATTATCGGCTGCCTTAATGTTTGAATATTCTTTTGGGTTAACAAAAGAAAGCGAACTTATAAAAGAGGCGGTAAACAAATCGCTTGCAGAACAAGTTGTAACTGAAGATATTTCGGAAGGAGGAAAGGCGTTTTCAACCTCAGAAGTAGGGGAGTGGATTGTAAATTATATTAAGAACGCATAG
- a CDS encoding beta-galactosidase (product_source=KO:K01190; cath_funfam=2.60.120.260,2.60.40.10,3.20.20.80; ko=KO:K01190; pfam=PF00703,PF02836,PF02837; superfamily=49303,49785,51445) codes for MKISNVYLILLALFLILLHSCESSINTVQINSTDSRTIISFNNDWLFKKGNNEAYTEWQKVNIPHTWNNIDMQTQRNDFYEGVAFYKKSYTPSAELKEKRVFLRFEGVASVAEVYVNGAIADKHKGGYSAFAVDISTLLKYGEENEIMVKVDNSSRPDIVPVNHRLFGVYGGIYRPVDLIITNKINIAVTDYASPGIYITQENVSPKSADVSVKIKIDNKTGQKDSVTVNTIIYDMDNAVVYSKTSDVYLSPQGRKNVIHNITLNRPHLWQGLENPYLYKVSARIIKDNTLIDEVIQPLGIRNFELVASDGMYLNGKKVPMYGVCRHQDWWQLGSALTNAEHDIDLDIIKEIGATTIRLAHYQQSEYFYSKCDSIGFMIWAEIPFVNRVTTEERDNAKQQLTELIRQNYNHPSIYVWGLHNEVYRPHEYTVALTSELNDLAKSEDPYRYSVQVSGYNVIDHPVNNNTDIQGINQYFGWYNGTLDSLQTWVERAEVKFKDHKVIFSEYGTEANINQQKEVVSNRGDCCGFDKDYNESFATRFHEEHWNVISKHPFLLASYIWNTFDFATPMSSQGQVEARNMKGLVTFDRKTKKDPFYWYKANWSKEPVLYITQRRVTNRGNEITPITVYSNVGTPKLFVNGVEISNPKQGYTNVHYIFENVKLKEGENIVEVRNNEQSHSDKVIWNYSEAYKDLDNQAPEVRLKEHVGL; via the coding sequence ATGAAAATCTCAAATGTCTACTTAATTCTATTAGCACTATTTTTAATCTTATTACATTCGTGCGAATCATCAATAAATACAGTACAAATTAATTCAACAGACAGCAGAACTATTATCTCTTTCAATAACGACTGGTTATTTAAGAAAGGAAATAACGAAGCATATACAGAGTGGCAAAAAGTAAATATTCCTCATACTTGGAACAATATTGATATGCAAACTCAGCGTAACGACTTTTACGAAGGAGTTGCCTTCTATAAGAAAAGCTATACTCCCTCTGCTGAGCTCAAAGAGAAAAGAGTTTTTCTTCGTTTTGAAGGAGTTGCTTCTGTTGCCGAAGTTTATGTAAACGGAGCTATTGCCGACAAACACAAAGGAGGATATTCGGCTTTCGCTGTAGATATTTCCACTCTTCTTAAATATGGAGAAGAAAATGAGATAATGGTAAAGGTAGACAATAGTTCGCGACCCGACATTGTCCCTGTTAATCACAGATTGTTTGGTGTTTATGGAGGAATTTATCGTCCTGTTGATTTAATAATTACCAACAAGATAAATATAGCCGTTACTGACTATGCCTCACCCGGAATTTATATAACTCAAGAAAACGTTTCTCCTAAATCGGCAGATGTAAGTGTTAAAATAAAGATTGACAACAAAACAGGACAGAAAGACTCCGTTACCGTAAACACTATTATATACGATATGGATAATGCTGTTGTCTACAGTAAAACATCTGATGTTTATTTATCTCCTCAAGGACGTAAAAATGTTATTCATAATATAACTTTAAACCGTCCACACTTATGGCAAGGTTTAGAAAACCCTTATCTATATAAAGTTTCGGCACGAATTATAAAAGACAACACTCTTATTGACGAAGTTATTCAGCCTTTAGGCATACGAAACTTTGAGCTTGTTGCAAGCGATGGTATGTATCTTAACGGAAAGAAAGTTCCGATGTATGGAGTTTGCCGTCATCAAGATTGGTGGCAATTAGGTAGTGCACTAACAAACGCAGAACACGACATTGATTTGGATATTATAAAAGAAATTGGAGCTACAACAATTCGCTTAGCCCACTACCAACAATCAGAATATTTCTACTCGAAATGCGACAGTATAGGTTTTATGATTTGGGCAGAGATACCGTTCGTCAACCGTGTTACTACAGAAGAAAGAGATAATGCTAAGCAACAATTAACAGAACTTATTCGCCAAAACTACAATCACCCTTCGATTTATGTTTGGGGATTACACAACGAAGTTTATCGTCCACACGAATATACCGTTGCTTTAACTTCTGAGCTTAACGATTTGGCAAAGTCGGAAGACCCATATCGCTACTCTGTTCAGGTTAGCGGCTACAATGTAATCGACCACCCAGTGAACAACAATACCGATATACAAGGAATAAACCAATATTTTGGCTGGTATAACGGAACTTTAGACAGTCTTCAGACTTGGGTAGAACGAGCCGAAGTAAAATTCAAAGACCATAAAGTTATCTTCTCCGAATATGGAACAGAAGCCAACATAAATCAACAAAAAGAAGTTGTTTCTAATCGTGGCGATTGTTGTGGGTTCGACAAAGATTACAACGAGTCGTTTGCTACTCGTTTCCACGAAGAGCACTGGAATGTTATTTCCAAACACCCTTTTCTTTTGGCTTCTTACATCTGGAACACTTTCGATTTTGCTACTCCTATGTCTTCTCAAGGACAAGTAGAAGCTCGAAATATGAAAGGCTTAGTTACATTCGACCGTAAAACAAAGAAAGATCCGTTTTATTGGTATAAAGCTAATTGGAGCAAAGAGCCCGTTCTGTACATTACGCAACGAAGGGTTACTAATAGAGGTAATGAAATAACTCCTATAACCGTTTATTCTAATGTCGGAACCCCAAAGCTTTTCGTAAATGGAGTAGAGATTTCCAACCCCAAACAAGGTTACACCAACGTTCATTACATCTTCGAAAATGTTAAACTGAAAGAAGGCGAGAATATAGTAGAAGTCCGAAACAACGAACAATCACATAGTGATAAAGTTATATGGAATTACTCCGAAGCCTACAAAGATTTGGATAATCAGGCTCCCGAAGTACGACTAAAAGAGCACGTTGGTTTGTAA
- a CDS encoding ATP-dependent Clp protease ATP-binding subunit ClpB (product_source=KO:K03695; cath_funfam=1.10.8.60,3.40.50.300; cog=COG0542; ko=KO:K03695; pfam=PF00004,PF07724,PF10431,PF17871; smart=SM00382,SM01086; superfamily=52540; tigrfam=TIGR03346), whose protein sequence is MNSKINNKSMEEAYQSLSKYAINLNERARQGKLDPVIGRDEEIRRVLQILSRRTKNNPILIGEPGVGKTAIAEGLAHRIIRGDIPENLKSKQIYSLDMGALIAGAKYKGEFEERLKSVVNEVIGSDGEIILFIDEIHTLVGAGGGDGAMDAANILKPALARGELRAIGATTLNEYQKYFEKDKALERRFQQVLIDEPNEIDAISILRGIKEKYENHHKIRIKDDAIIASVQLSSRYISDRYLPDKAIDLMDEAAARLRMQVDSVPEVLDEITRKITQLEIEREAIKREKDGNKLETLNKEIADLRDEESKLKVKWESERNIINKIQQNKIDIENLKYQADKAEREGDYGKVAEIRYGLLRKKEEEIEAFQQELNGMQGQDAMIKEEVDSDDIAEVVSRWTGIPVGRMLQSESDKLLHLEEELHKRVVGQNEAIAAVSDAIRRSRAGLQDPKRPIGSFIFLGTTGVGKTELAKALAEYLFNDENMMTRIDMSEYQEKFSVTRLIGSPPGYVGYDEGGQLTEAVRRKPYSVVLFDEIEKAHPDVFNILLQVLDDGRLTDNKGRVVNFKNTIIIMTSNLGSALIRESFEKINKNNKDEIVDQTKQDVLELLRKTIRPEFLNRIDEIIMFTPLDEAEIKEIVFLQLNGVKTLLASNGIELEFTDDAVSLIAKEGFDPQYGARPVKRVIQSQVLNPLSKDIISNKIQREKKIVIDVKDGELRVFNS, encoded by the coding sequence ATGAACTCTAAAATTAATAACAAATCAATGGAAGAGGCTTACCAATCTTTGTCGAAGTATGCTATTAATCTTAACGAACGAGCAAGGCAAGGTAAGTTAGACCCAGTTATAGGTCGAGATGAAGAAATTCGACGTGTGTTGCAAATACTAAGTAGGCGAACAAAGAATAACCCAATATTAATAGGAGAGCCAGGTGTTGGTAAAACCGCTATTGCTGAAGGTTTGGCTCACCGTATAATACGAGGAGATATACCCGAAAATCTAAAGAGTAAACAAATTTATTCTTTAGATATGGGAGCTCTGATAGCAGGGGCTAAGTATAAGGGAGAGTTTGAAGAAAGACTTAAATCTGTAGTGAATGAAGTTATCGGGTCTGATGGAGAGATTATTCTTTTTATCGACGAGATACATACTCTGGTTGGTGCTGGCGGTGGCGATGGAGCAATGGACGCAGCCAATATTCTAAAGCCTGCTTTGGCTCGAGGAGAGCTTAGGGCTATAGGAGCTACTACTCTTAATGAGTATCAAAAATATTTTGAGAAAGATAAGGCTCTTGAGCGTCGTTTTCAACAAGTGCTTATTGATGAACCTAACGAAATAGATGCCATATCTATACTGAGAGGTATTAAAGAAAAGTATGAAAATCACCATAAAATACGTATCAAAGATGATGCTATTATAGCTTCTGTGCAGTTGTCGAGTAGGTATATTTCGGATAGATATTTGCCCGACAAGGCAATCGACTTGATGGACGAGGCGGCAGCAAGGCTTCGTATGCAAGTAGACTCGGTTCCAGAGGTATTAGATGAGATTACTCGTAAAATTACACAGCTCGAAATTGAGCGTGAAGCTATTAAGAGAGAAAAAGACGGCAATAAATTAGAAACATTAAACAAGGAAATAGCCGATCTTAGAGATGAAGAATCTAAACTTAAAGTTAAGTGGGAGTCGGAAAGGAATATAATAAATAAGATTCAGCAAAATAAGATAGATATTGAAAATCTTAAATATCAGGCCGACAAAGCAGAACGAGAAGGCGATTATGGAAAAGTAGCCGAAATACGTTATGGCTTGCTTAGAAAGAAAGAGGAAGAGATTGAAGCGTTTCAGCAAGAGCTTAATGGAATGCAGGGGCAAGATGCTATGATCAAGGAAGAAGTAGATTCTGACGATATAGCAGAGGTTGTTTCTCGTTGGACGGGAATTCCTGTTGGTCGTATGTTGCAGAGCGAGTCTGATAAACTTCTTCATTTGGAAGAAGAATTGCATAAACGAGTTGTTGGACAAAATGAAGCTATAGCGGCAGTGTCTGATGCAATACGTAGAAGTCGTGCTGGTTTACAAGACCCCAAGCGTCCTATTGGTTCTTTTATATTTTTAGGAACTACAGGGGTTGGAAAAACCGAGTTGGCAAAAGCTTTGGCTGAGTATCTGTTTAATGATGAGAATATGATGACGCGTATTGATATGAGTGAGTATCAAGAAAAGTTTAGTGTTACTCGTCTTATAGGTTCTCCTCCAGGATATGTGGGGTATGACGAGGGTGGTCAGCTTACAGAGGCTGTGCGCCGTAAACCTTACTCGGTTGTTTTGTTTGATGAGATAGAAAAAGCTCACCCTGATGTATTTAATATATTACTTCAGGTGCTTGATGATGGACGATTAACAGATAATAAGGGTAGGGTAGTGAATTTCAAAAATACTATCATTATAATGACGTCTAATCTTGGTTCGGCTCTTATTCGAGAAAGCTTTGAGAAGATAAATAAGAATAATAAAGACGAAATAGTAGATCAAACAAAGCAAGATGTTTTAGAACTGCTTAGAAAAACTATTCGTCCAGAATTTCTCAATCGTATAGATGAAATAATAATGTTTACACCTTTAGATGAGGCAGAAATAAAGGAAATAGTATTCCTTCAGCTAAATGGAGTTAAAACCTTGTTAGCGTCTAACGGTATAGAACTTGAATTTACAGATGATGCTGTGTCTCTTATTGCAAAAGAAGGGTTCGACCCTCAATACGGAGCTCGCCCTGTAAAGAGAGTTATTCAAAGTCAGGTGCTTAATCCTCTATCTAAAGATATTATATCTAATAAAATACAGAGAGAAAAGAAGATTGTTATAGATGTTAAAGATGGAGAGTTAAGAGTTTTCAACTCTTAA